The Candidatus Sulfotelmatobacter sp. region AGCCGGCACCGTAATTATGGCGGGCACGCAGTTTACCGCCGATATAAGGATCGGATCGCATGTTGTGATTTATCTGAATTGTTCGATCACCCACGACGTTTGCGTAGGCGATTTTTGCGTGATTCCTTCCGGCTGCAATCTCTCCGGTGGAGCAATATTGGAAACCGGCGTCCTGCTCGGGAGTGGCGTGAGTGTGCTGCCTCGCCGGCGAATCGGGGCCTGGGCGACGATTGGAGCGGGAAGTGTTGTGGTCAAAGATATTCCTCCGAAAAGCACTGCGATGGGCGCTCCTTGTAGGGTGATCGAGCAGCGGCCGGGATCATGATGGCTCGGATCATGATGCTCGGGATCGTGAATGTCTAGACTACATCGCGATTGCGAAACAGTCGGACGCTGAAACTCCGTAAACGGGAACCGGGGCTCAAAACTTGGTCAAGCGACGATGAGGATTGATTGATGAGAATCGTCAGTCCCTTCCTGAATAAAGTGTTCTATCCCGCACTGGCGATGGCCGGCGTTTTTCACCGCGCCAGCGCCGCAGGACTTGCGGTGGTGACCTACCACGGTGTCCTGCCACAAGGCTACGAACCGATCGACGCAGCCTTGGATGGAAACCTTATCGGCGCTGAAATGCTCCGCCGGCAACTGCGCCTGCTGAAGGCGCACTATAACGTGATCTCCCCTGACGATGTGTTGGCCTGGCGCGAAGAGCGGGGCGCGCTGCCGCCGCGGGCGGTTCTTCTGACTTGTGACGATGGCCTTCTCAATTGTCTGACCGACATGTTGCCCGTTCTGCAACAGGAGGAAGTGACGTGTCTGTTCTTCGTGACTGGGGCTTCGGTCGCGGAATCGCGAAGCACACTGTGGTACGAAGAGTTGTTCCTGCTGTTTCTGCTCGCTCCGGCAGGACCGTTCGAGATTTCAAGCGTAGGGTTAACTATTCGGGGTGAACTCAGATCAAGTGAACCGCGATCGCGCAAAGAACGGCGCGCGCTCTGGTGGAATTCCGTGAAGCGGCTTTCGCAGGTGGATGAGGGAGCGCGAGCGTCGTTTCTTGCCGCCGCGCGGATGCAGTTTGGGGGGCAGAGAGATTCCCGCCAGGACAAACCCGCCTGGTGGCGCCGGTTCGGGCTGCTCACACGCGGCGAACTTCGAGAATTGGCCGCCTCCGGAATGACGGTCGGCGCGCACACGCTGAGCCATCCGATGCTGTCGCTACTTCCCGCGGAAGAAGCGTACGCCGAAATTTCCGAAAGCCGGATTCGTTTGGAGGGAGCTCTTCCACACCGACTTTGGGCGTTTGCTTACCCCTTTGGGAACCGAGAATCGGTTACGCCGGAAGTATTGGCGATGCCGCAGAAAGCCGGTTACGAAGCTGCCTTTGTGAACTTTGGAGGGGGGCTTGGCGTCGATCTGCCTCCCTATGCGCTGCCTCGGGTGCACGTTACGGCTGAAATGAATCTGGCCGAACTTGAGGCGCACGTGTCAGGGTTCCACGTGCGCATGCAGCAACGAGCCGGTCGCCCGACTCGAACCCTGGGAGCATTATGCAAAAATTCACCATCGAAGTGACGAGGAGTATCGCCGAGACTAATCTGCACCCACGGCGATGCTCGGGCAGCCGCTGGTGAGGTGGCCGCTCGCTCTGCGATGGGTTGATACTATTACCTATTCAGCGAACCTTTCGCGAAGTGAATTCAATCGTGCGCGTCGTACTGCTTAAGGAAATTCCGGAAGATGCGAATCTGCGGCAGCAGTGGAATGCACTGGTGCAGCGAGTGGATCAGCCTCAGGTTTTCTATACCTACGAGTGGTCCCTGGCAGTACAGCGCGCTTACGATGCGACCCTGCGGCCACTGCTTTGTTTGGCGTACGACGAGAGCGGAACGCTGTGTGGAGTCGCGTCCCTGGCCACCGATTCCGATCGAACTCACGCCTCTTTTCTTTGCGCTACTACGGGAGACTACTGCGATTTTCTCAGCTTGCCGGCTCATAGGGACGGGTTGATTGCGTGGGTGTTAGGGGAATTAAGGAAGCAAGGCATTTGCGACATTACGCTCACCAACCTGCCCGCCGACTCCGATTCGATCGCGGCCCTGCAAACGGCCTCGCAGGAAAACGGTTATCGATGCTTCGCGCGCACAGCCTACATCTGCGCTCAGGTTTTGCTAAGCAGCCTGGAACATCGTCCCGGTGAGAAGAAACCGGTCTTGCCAGGGAACAAAATGGTACGCCGGTCGCTGAAAGCGCTGGGCAGTGAATCCCCCGTACGGCTCGACCATGCCCGCACCTGGCCAGAGATTGGGCCCTTATTGCCTGCGTTCATGCAGGCACATGTGGCGCGCTTTCTGGCCACTGGCCGCGTGAGTAATCTGGCGAACCGTGAACGCCAGCAGTTCGTGAAGGAATTGACGAAACTGCTGGCGGAGCCGGGGTGGGTGGCGCTCACGCGGATGATGTCGGGCTCGAAGGTTCTGGCGTGGAACTATGGCTTTCAGTTTTACGGTACCTGGTTTTGGTACCACCCTACATTCGACAGCGATTTGGAAAAATATTCTCCGGGCTTTTGCCTGCTGGCGAAGATAGTCGAGGAAGCGGCGGAGAACCCCGATTTCACCACGGTCGACCTGGGACTGGGGACGGAGGAGTACAAAGAACGGTTCGCGAATCAAAGCCGGGAAACGCTCTACGTAAGCCTACGGACGTCCGCAGTTCAGCACGTGCGGGAGATTTTGCGTTACCGCGCCGCGAAGATCATCAAGACTTCTCCCTTGGTGGAGGCCGGGGTTCGCGCCATGATCGGGCGTTGGAAGAAAACGAACCGAAAACATGTAGACTAAAGCGGCGCAACTATGACGCTGCTTTCAGATCACATAAACCGGAGCGAGGAGGTTCGTCAGCCGCCGCCGGCAGTCTCAACCAAAATCAGTTCGTCCCCCGGATCGGAGAGTGTCAAATTCACGACGGAGATGGGGCGCATTGCCCGCCAATCCGGAGTTGTATTTACGGGGACGATTTTTACCGCCGGGCTGGGTTACGCCTTCAAAGTTTACCTGGCCCGGGTTTTGGGGGCGGAGGCGCTGGGTATCTATGCCCTGGGGATCACGATCATCAGTTTCCTGGGCATCTTCGGCGTGATGGGAATTCCCGAATCCGCGGTGCGGTTCGTGGCGGTTTACTCGGCATCGAAGAAATTTCAAGCGTTGCGGACGCTGCTGTGGAACGGCACCTGGATACTGTTGGCGACCAACCTGATCTTCTCCGCAATTTTGCTGGAAGCCGGTCCCTGGGTGGCGCGGCGTTTTTATCATTCTCCTCAACTCGCGCGCTACCTGCCGCTATTTGTGCCGATCATGATCACGTCGATATTCACCACATTTTTCGGAGATATCGTCGCTGGCTACCGGGAAGTAGGCCGTCGCACCATGATCACGAGGTTCGTTTCCAGCCCGGTCACGATGGCAGTGTCGGTGCTTTTGATCGGGCTTGGAGGAGGATTGTGGGGATACCTGGCGGCGCAGATTGTGAGCGCGTGCGTGGTGCTGGCGCTGCTGATTTCGCTGGTGTGGCGACTGACCCCGGTCGAGGCCCGGTCGCCGGATCTGAAAAGGCTTGGAATGGACCGGGAAGTATGGTCGTTTTCCGCAGCCATGTTCGGGGTTGGCTTGATGACGTTTCTTATGGGCCAGACCGACCGCATTGCTTTGGGCGTCTACCGGGGCGCCCGCGAAGTGGGAGTTTACGCGGTGGTCGCTGCGTTGGTCGCGTACGAAACGATTATTTTGCAGTCGGTGAATCAGATCTTCTCGCCCGTAATCGCGGATATCCACTCGCGCGGGGAGAATATTCTGCTGGGGCGCTTGTTCCAGACGCTTACCAAATGGATGCTGGGCCTGACCTTTCCCCTAGCCATTGTGATGATTATTTACGCGCGTCCGATCATGGGCATGTTCGGCCACGACTTCGAAACGGGATGGCTGATTCTGATCGTCGGAACGTGCGGGCAATTGGTAAACTGCGGCGTCGGCTCGGTCGGTTATCTCTTACTGATGTCCGGCAACCAGCGGCGGTTGGTTCGGGTGCAGGCTGTGATGGCGGTGGTGATGGTAGTGCTGTGCTTCCAGTTGGTGCCGCGCTGGGGCGCGCTGGGTGCGGCTATGGCAGCGGCCCTTACCAATATCGGTACGAACACGTGGAATCTCTCCGAGGTGCACAAGGCCCTGAAATTGTTCCCCTATAACCGCAGCTACCTGAAGTTATTGCCCTCCACGGCAAGCGCTCTGCTGATTACGCTACTGGTAAGCAGGATTTCAGTCTGGAGGCGGGCGGAGTGGGTCGCGGTGATTGTCTCACTGGTGCTGGCCTACGGTGCATTCTCAGGGGTGGCGCTCGCCATGGGATTGGATGCGGATGACCGTTTGATCGCCGATGCGGTTTGGGGTCGAGCGCGGGCTTTCTTAGGGCGATGAAGGGGCCGCATCTGGTTTTGGTGAAAATATGACGGAAATGAGGGAAGTGCGGCTCCCGGCGGACCTGTGCGCGATTGCGGAAAAGAAATTCGGTCATGTATTCGGCACTTTGGAAGAGTTGCTGATATTTGTCTTGCGCGAATTTTCCCGTGACGACACTTCCAACGCGGACCTGGCCGAGCAACGACTGGTGGAGCAACGGCTGCGCGAACTCGGCTATCTCTAGGTTTCGCAATCTCGGATTTCGCGATCTTCGATCGGATGTCAACGATTCGGCGATCTTGAATTCGGCAATTATGAATTCGATCTATGACTCAGTTATTTCTGACGCGGATGTTCTGAAGCTCGCGCATTTCAACCTCGCATCGGGAACCTCCTGTTAAATTGTTTTTTCGAATTCATGAACAGCATGGAGACTTTGGGCAGCGTCGCTCGCGAAGGAAGAGATCGGCTGTATCCTTCCCTGACCAATCCCAACTGGCTGGTGCTGCGACGGCGGCGCGAGATTTTCCGGAAATGGCTCGCGGCCCCCAAACTGGATAGCCACGATCTGGGCGCCCGGAAGCTGAATGGCCGAAAGCTGGACGTCCTCGATCTGGGGGGAAGGATTCAGCCTTATCGGCCCTTGCTAGAGGACCGGGTCCGCCGATATGTGGCGATCGATTTGCGCTGGACGCCGTTGGTCAATATCGTGGCGCGGGGAGAACAAATTCCGTTGGCTGGCGGCCAATTCGATCTCGTAATCTGCACGCAGACCCTCGAATTTATTCCCGAACCGGCGGTTGTGATTGCAGAGATTCACCGCGTGCTGAAACCTGGGGGCTGCCTTTTGTTAAGCGCGCCTTCGGTTTATCCGTGCGAGTCTGATTCTGACCGTTGGCGTTTTCTTCCCGGGAGCCTGCGTCAGTTGGTCGCGGTCTTCGGCGAGTCTGAGATTATTCCAGAGGGCGGAAGCATTGTGGGCTTCTTTCGGACCGTCAACATTTGCCTCAATACTTTCGTGCGTTATCCTGTTTTGCGCTCCATTTTCCGTTGGACAATCTGTCCGCTGCTCAATCTGTCCGGCGAATTGCTGACGCGCGTTGCCGGCAGCGCCAACGACCAGTTTGCCGCCAACTACAGCGTCTGGGCCAGGAAATAATGGCGGGAGTAGAACCACGATGAATCTGGCGCAGAAGCTTTGGCAGCGCGGACGCGACCTGCTTCCAATCGACGGGTTCTATTTTGACCGGCCCATGTTGCTGTTTCAAAGCGACGACTGGGGTCGCGTGGGGCTGCGCGATGCAGAAGGGCTCGAGCGGCTGCAAGCGACGGGACTGACGCTCGGCGAACATCCCTACGATTTTTACACGCTGGAGACGGCTGAAGATCTGGCCGGTTTGAGTGCTGTACTGCAACGTCATTGCGATTGCGCAGGTCGTCATCCCTGCATGGAAATGAATTTTATTGTGGCCAATCTGGATTTTGCGAAGATGGCAGCGGAGTCGTTTCGGCAGGTTCATCTGCTGCCGCTCGCCGATGGATTTCCTGCCGGATGGGCGCGCCCGGGTCTGGTAGAGGCTTATCGCGCGGGAATCGGCGAAGGGGTCTTCCAGCCTGCGCTGCATGGAACCACGCACTTCTGCCGGCCGGCCGTCGAGCGCATCGCCAATCGCAGCGGCGAACGCTCCGACCTTCTGCGCAGGTTGTGGCAGGCGGGGACGCCTTACATTCACTGGCGCATGCCCTGGATCGGCTACGAATATTGGGATCCAGACCAAGCGGAGGACGAACGATTCCTATCGGCGGAAGCGCAGAAAGAATTGATTGGGCAGGCGGTGGGAGCATTCGCCAAACTCTTCTCCCGGTTACCGCGTTCAGCCTGCGCTCCGGGTTACCGCTCCAATGACGATACGCACTGGGCATGGGCGCAGCATGGAATTCGCGTGGCGCAAAATGGCCCGGGAGCCTTCATGCCTCCGCACTTCGATCGTCATGCGGTTTTGCATCTTTCGCGTACGGTGGAATTCGAGCCTGCGGTGAATGCAGAGTTCTCCATCGATACTTGTCTTCAACAGGCGGAAAACTGTTTTGTCCGCGGGATTCCGGCGATTGTTTCCGTGCATTCGATCAATTTTCATTCGACGGTGCGGGATTTTCGCAGCCGCACGCTTCAGTGCATCGACGATTTTCTGACGGCGCTGGAATCAAAACACGCCGATTTGCTTTATGTTCACGACGAGGATGTGCACGAGTTGATCCTGAGCGGGTCCTACCCGGCAGAGCAGGGTAGAGTGCAAGTGAAGGTGATTCGTAAGAGATTTACCAAGGCCAGCATCGCTCGGGAGCAGGCATAGAGTGAGCAAGCATAGAATGCAGACATAGAAAGGAAGTACGAAAATAATACGAAAACATGGGAGCAAAGAAATCAATCGTTCTCGTGACCGTGGATTGCCTGCGTGCCGACCACGTCGGCTTCATGGGCTACGATCGCCCCACCACGCCTTTTCTGGATTCGCTGGCCAATGAGAGTTTCGTGTTACCTACGGCCATTGTCGCGGGCGCGCCCACTTACTATTCTTTGCCGGCTATCCTGGCTTCCCGCTACCCATTGGCGCTCGGTCGCGACGTACTAGGCTTGGCGCCGGACGAATCGACGCTGGCGTCCACTCTGAAGCAAGCCGGATACGCTACGGCCGCCTTTTCCGCCGCCAATCCCTATATCTCGTCGCGGTTCGGCTATGGGCGCGGATTCGATACGTTTCGCGATTTTCTGCAACCGGAAGACGAACTGAGCCCGCTCTCAGATGGTGGCAACGATGATCGTAACCACGATGGCAGCGCGAACGCGCCCGGCGGAGGCGGCTGGGCAGGCCGTCTCAACCGAAGATTACAGAAGGCCGGCGCGGCTCTGGGGCCATGGGGAGCCATCTACGGCGAGGTTTATTTCGAATACTGTCAGCGGGTAACGCCGCCGGCGGACTCGCTCGACCAGTTGCGCCGCTTTCCGGCGGCTGACTCAATTGTGGACGAGGCTTGCGCGTGGCTGTCCTCGGTTGGAAATTCGCCGTTCTTTCTGTGGCTGCATTTGATGGATCCACATGCGCCGTATTATCCAACCGAGGCTGCTCTGGCACTCATGGGGCACGCACCCGTTACGCCCTATCGCGCACGCTATTTGAATTCCTACTGGAACCGGTCGGATCTCGGAGCACGGCGGCTGGCGCGCCATCGCGATGAAATCGTCGCGCTCTATGATGCCGGAGTCCGTTGGGCGGATGCGCAAATGGGGCGGTTGGTGGAAACGCTGCGAAGACAGAATCTCTGGAGCGACACTGTCTTTGCGTTTACGGCGGATCATGGGGAGGAATTTCTGGAGCATGAGGGCCGTTTTCATCCGCCCTCGAAATTGATGGAAGAGTTGCTGCATGTACCGCTGTTGTTACGCGTGCCGGGAAGCGCCAAGCAGCCGGTGAAGAAGTCTCCGTTCAGCCTGGTACATCTTGCGCCTACGTTGCTGGATATTGCGGAACTGCCAGTCCCACCAGGCTTCCAAGGCCGCAGTTATTGGCCACAGTTGCGAAAAGAGGAAGATTTTGATGGCGTTGCAATTTCGGAATGCATCGCAGGTTGCACGAATCCCTTTCGTCGCGAGAATCGGAGCGGACCTCGCATGCTGTCGGTGCGGGAGTCACGCTTCAAACTGGTGCTTCGTTTTGACCGCGCGGCGGAGGATCTGTACGACCTCGAATCGGATCCTGACGAGCAAATGCCAGTAACGCCTGACGCGGAGAAGGCAATGCGGAGACGTTTGCTCGAAATCGCGCGCCGGCACCTGCAAAGATCAATCGAGCAAGGGGACTGGCGAGCGCGTCTACAAGCGCGTCTCCGCGAACTTCAATTAGAATGGAAGAAACCAGCAGGCACCTCGGCGAGTGTATCGGGAAGCAAGCCTTCTCCAGTGGCTTCCTGGCTGTGACTGGCCCTTCCGACCCGGAAATGACTACGATTTGTGAGCCATGCCTTGCCGAAGAAGCCGACATCGGCAAGCTTGAGGCAATTTCTGTGCGGAGCCCGGAGGCTCCGAGCCGGTGAGTGGGAACCCGGAATTGCCCCCGGTTCTCCGGGATGGGCCACTCCAGAGAACACAGCGGACCGGCACTCCCCTTCATGTTCTCACCTTAACTCCGTTCTATCCCAGCGCGCACGACGATGCCGGCGGATGCTTTGTGGCCGAGCCGCTCGACGCGCTCGCCAAGGTTGGTGTGGTGAACACCGTGTTCGCGGCGCAGCCCTTCTACCGGTCAAAACTCGAGAGCAGAGAGTCAGGCGTGCGTTCGCAATGGATTCGCTATTTCTCGCTGCCCGGTGGTTATGGACTTCCCACGTCAGGCGCATTCCTTTTCGCCAGCATGGTCGGGCGTGTACGCGATTTGCAGCGGTCGCATCCTATCGATCTGATCCATGCGCATGCGCCTTTGCCGTGCGGGCACGCGGCTATGCTGTTGAGCGCGGAGTTGGGCTTGCCTTATGTGGTCTCAGTGCACGGGCTCGATGCCTTCTCGACTAGTCAGGTCAGCGGGCGGGCTGGAGAATGGTGCCGCCGCATTTCCCGGCGAGTATACCGCTCATCGCGCCGCGTGATTTGCGTCAGCGAGCATGTCCGCGAGCAAGTCTTGGAGGGCACGGGGCCGAGTTGCCGGACTTCCGTCGTCTATAACGGCGTGGATCCTGAGTTGTTTTCCCCCGGCGCCGTTGCCGCGAGCGCGCCAATTGTGCTTAGCGTTGGCAACCTGATTCCAATCAAAGGCCATGCCGCATTGATTCGTGCGGTTGCCGCTCTCACTGCCGACTTTCCTGCTCTAACGCTTGAAATCATCGGTGCAGGTCCTGAACTTTCACGGCTGCAAGGACTGGTGCAACAACTTCAAGTCAGTCAACGCGTTCGCTTTCTTGGACGCCAGTATCGCACCCAGGTGGCAGAGGCCATGCGCCGCTGTACCGTGTTTGCACTGCCCAGTCGATACGAAGGTCTGGGTTGCGTTTATCTGGAAGCGATGGCCGTTGGTAAGCCAGTGATCGGTTGCCGCGGGCAGGGAATTGCGGAAATTGTCCGGCATGGTTCCAACGGTTTTCTGGTGGGGCCCGATAACGAGCGCGAATTGCAGCTGGCGCTGGCGATGCTGTTGCGCGACGAGCCCCGCCGCCGCAGCATTGGCGCCGCGGCGCGCGATACGATTCTGGAAAATCTAACCCTGGCGCAGCAAGCTGAGAGTCTGTCGCGAATCTATCGGGAGTCGGTCAGATGAAGCGCCGCCTTGTCATTCTGACGGAGATCATCTCTCCCTATCGCATTCCGTTGTTCAACGAACTGGCGCAGCAGGGCGAAGTGGATTTGCACGTTATTTTTCTGGCTGAGACCGACCCTGAGCTTCGGCAATGGCAGGTCTACAAGAACGAGATCCGCTTCTCCTGCCAGGTTCTGCCTTCGTGGCGAAGCCGCATTGGCAATTACAATGCCTTATTGAACCGTGGAGTGACGTTCGCACTCGGTGAAGCCCAGCCGGATTTCATTCTCTGCGGAGGCTACAATTACGTTGCCTCGTGGCAATCTCTGATCTGGGCGCGGTTTCATAAGACTCCCTTTTTTCTTTGGGCCGAAAGCACGCAGCAGGATCATCGTAGCCGCCGGACGGTGGTGGAATTGATGAAAATCGAGTTTCTCCGCTCCTGTAACGGATTCGTAGTGCCGGGGTCGTCGGCTCGGGAATATTTGCACTCCCTGAAGATCCGTGACAGCCGCATTTTTACCGCGCCGAATGCCGTCGACAACGACCTGTTTTCCGCGGCAGCGGAGGCCGCACGCCAGAATGCAACCGAGCATCGTTCCGAACTAGCTTTGCCCCGCCGCTATTTTCTCTTTGTAGGCCGGCTGGTGCGCGAGAAAGGTGTACTTGAGTTGCTATCGGCCTACGCCAGGCTCGATGATTCGCTGCGACAACAGGTCGGACTCGTTTTTGTGGGCGATGGCGCGTTTCGACCAGAGTTGGAACGGGCGGCTGCATCGATTTCGCCTGGGATGATAAAATTCGCTGGTTTTGCCCAACGGGATCAACTCGCAATCTACTATGCATTGGCGGAAATGTTGATTCTGCCAACCTATACCGATACCTGGGGGCTGGTAGTGAACGAAGCGATGGCGTGCTCCTTGCCGGTGATCCTGAGCCACGCCGCAGGGTGCGGCGCCGACCTGCTGAAAGAAAATTGGAACGGATTGCTGGTTCCGCCGAAAGAGGTTCCGTCGTTAACTGCGGCCATGCGAAGTCTTGCCCTTCAACCCGATCTTTGCGTAACCATGGGCGCCAACAGCGCGCGGCATATTGCTGGCTATTCACCTCGAGAATGGGCGAGAGGCGTCGCAGGAATGGTTGCAGGCAATGGAGCAATCCATGAATGAGCGTGTTCCCAAAATCGCGCTCATCGCGGCAGCAGTTGTATGCCCTTTGGTATTGCTCCTTCTGGCGTATTCCCAGCCTCGCTATTTCGCGAACGTTACGAACATGGGAGGCTTGATCCTCATCGAGGGTTTGGCGGTTGCGGTTTGGATGTACCGGCGGTTTTTCTTCGCGCTCGTTATAGTCGCTTTTCTGTTTGCCGGCGTGCGAGTAGCCGTAGGAGGGTATTGGACTACGGGGAGATGGGCCATTCTTGCCGTGGGGGCTGCGGTGGGCTCGCTGGTCATGCTGAAAGAGCGAAATCATCGCTTCGGCCTCTTTCATGTCACAGCGGTTTTCGCGGTCCTTACTTCGATCGTGTCGGCTTCGGTTTCGCAATTTCCAGGCGTAGCCATCTTGAAGGCTTCGAGCTTTGGGCTGTTGTTTCTTTATGCCGGCACGGGAGCCAGACTTGCGGTGACTGGGCGTGAGAGTCGTTTTTTTACGGGACTATTGGCAGCGTGCGAGGGGTTTGTTGCCGTGATGGCCGTGTACTACCTTATCTTCGGCATCGGATTCATGGGAAATCCCAACTCACTCGGCGCCGTAATGGGAGTCGCCGCAGCTCCGATGTTGTTTTGGGGAGCGCTGCTGCCAGAGCCCCTTGCCGTAAACCGCCGTCGGTTGATCCTTTACCTGCTGTCAATGTACCTGACTTTTCACAGTCACTCGCGAGCCGGCATGGCCGCGGCTTTAATCTCCTGTGGCTTACTGTGCGCCGCTTTGCGCAAATACACCATGATTGGCGCCGGCGTTGCCATCATCACTATTTGCATTGCGGCCGGGGCAATTTTTAACCCTGACGCCACAGAGCGAGCTTTCTCTTCGGTGACCAAGACCGTCCTCTATAAAGACAGCACGAATGGCAACGTATTTGCGTCGCGCGAGGATCCCTGGCAGAGGGCGCTGGACACCATCAGCAATCACTTCTGGTTTGGAACCGGGTTGGGAACGGCCGACGTCATAAACGACGGCCCCGTAGAAATGTTTGTTTCCACGGAGGATATTACATCGGAGAACGGCAGCAGTTATCTGGCTATTCTCGCCGGAGTTGGAATTCTCGGTGTATTACCGTTCTTCTTGCTGATGTTCCTGTTGCTGGGCAAGATTGCGCGCACGGTTTTGTGGATGCTCACGACAGGGAACGCGTGCCACCCGGCGGTCCCTATTGCGATGATCATGTTAGCGGGATTGATTCATGCCGCCTTTGAAGATTGGCTATTCGCCGCTGGCTATCATCTGTGCGTATTGTTTTGGTGTCTCGCTTTCGTTTTTATGGACGTGGCTCCCTCTGGGCATGCGATCGAGTGGCGCTTTGGCGCGATACTCCGACCGTTGGGTGTGGTCGCTCCCAACCGATGATGCATTTGTTTATCAACTCCCTCGCAGCCAGCGCGGGCGGAGGTCTGACCTATGTCCGCAACGTGCTTCCGCATTTGGCTGCGCAACCCGACCTCCAGGTCACTGTTGCTTTGCGCCCGACCCTACGGGAAGAGCTTGGCGACTTCCAAAATATTGCTCTAGTAGTGCCCGACATTGCGCACGTTGGCCGGTTCTGGTACGAACAGTCGGCGCTGCCTCGCCTCATTCGGAACTGTCGCGCCCAAGTCCTGCTTTCTACCGGAAACTTCGCGCTGCGGAAATCGCCGATACCGCAAATTCTGCTCTCCCGCAACTCGCTCTACACCTGCGGCGACTTTTACCGGGACCTGCTGTCGCGCCGCGAATACCGCACCTGGCTCGACACCCACATGAGGGCAGCGTTTGCCAAAAGGTCGATTCATTGGGCCGATGTTACGGTCGCGCCCAGCCACGCATTCGCGGACGAACTAATCCGATGGACCAGTGCTCCCATAGTGGCCATTCATCATGGGTTTGATCGTCAAACTTTTTTTCAAGATGACACTCCACTCGCACCGGCAGTGGAGGAGAAGCTGCGTCGCACCGAACAATCCCTGAAGCTGCTCTTTGTCAGCCACTACAACTACTACCGGAATTTCGAAACGCTTTTTCGAGCGCTGCCTCTGCTGCGCGATCGCATGGGGGATCGTCCGGTCAAACTGTTGCTGACTTGTCAACTCGCGGCCGGCAAAAACCCCGGGACGTATCGGCCCGAAGCCGCCGCCGCCTTGGTGAAAAAACTGGGAATCTCGGACATGGTGGTTGAACTAGGGGCGATTCCGTACCAGCAACTCCATCAGTTGTACCGCCGCACCGATCTATATGTGACTCCTGCCTATGCTGAAACCTTCGCTCACCCTTTGGTGGAAGCGATGGCTAGCGGAGTGCCCGTGATCGCTTCCGACCTTCCGGTGCATCGCGAAATCTGCCAGGATGCGGCCGCGTATTTCCCGCCACTCTCAGCGAAGGAGCTGGCGGAAACATTGGCTCGGTTGGCTGGGGCGTCAGGCACATCGAGACACATGGCGGACGTTGGATTCGAGCGGTCGCAGCAATTTTCCTGGAAAGCGCACGTGGAAGAAATCGTGAA contains the following coding sequences:
- a CDS encoding polysaccharide deacetylase family protein codes for the protein MRIVSPFLNKVFYPALAMAGVFHRASAAGLAVVTYHGVLPQGYEPIDAALDGNLIGAEMLRRQLRLLKAHYNVISPDDVLAWREERGALPPRAVLLTCDDGLLNCLTDMLPVLQQEEVTCLFFVTGASVAESRSTLWYEELFLLFLLAPAGPFEISSVGLTIRGELRSSEPRSRKERRALWWNSVKRLSQVDEGARASFLAAARMQFGGQRDSRQDKPAWWRRFGLLTRGELRELAASGMTVGAHTLSHPMLSLLPAEEAYAEISESRIRLEGALPHRLWAFAYPFGNRESVTPEVLAMPQKAGYEAAFVNFGGGLGVDLPPYALPRVHVTAEMNLAELEAHVSGFHVRMQQRAGRPTRTLGALCKNSPSK
- a CDS encoding GNAT family N-acetyltransferase, giving the protein MNSIVRVVLLKEIPEDANLRQQWNALVQRVDQPQVFYTYEWSLAVQRAYDATLRPLLCLAYDESGTLCGVASLATDSDRTHASFLCATTGDYCDFLSLPAHRDGLIAWVLGELRKQGICDITLTNLPADSDSIAALQTASQENGYRCFARTAYICAQVLLSSLEHRPGEKKPVLPGNKMVRRSLKALGSESPVRLDHARTWPEIGPLLPAFMQAHVARFLATGRVSNLANRERQQFVKELTKLLAEPGWVALTRMMSGSKVLAWNYGFQFYGTWFWYHPTFDSDLEKYSPGFCLLAKIVEEAAENPDFTTVDLGLGTEEYKERFANQSRETLYVSLRTSAVQHVREILRYRAAKIIKTSPLVEAGVRAMIGRWKKTNRKHVD
- a CDS encoding oligosaccharide flippase family protein, which gives rise to MTLLSDHINRSEEVRQPPPAVSTKISSSPGSESVKFTTEMGRIARQSGVVFTGTIFTAGLGYAFKVYLARVLGAEALGIYALGITIISFLGIFGVMGIPESAVRFVAVYSASKKFQALRTLLWNGTWILLATNLIFSAILLEAGPWVARRFYHSPQLARYLPLFVPIMITSIFTTFFGDIVAGYREVGRRTMITRFVSSPVTMAVSVLLIGLGGGLWGYLAAQIVSACVVLALLISLVWRLTPVEARSPDLKRLGMDREVWSFSAAMFGVGLMTFLMGQTDRIALGVYRGAREVGVYAVVAALVAYETIILQSVNQIFSPVIADIHSRGENILLGRLFQTLTKWMLGLTFPLAIVMIIYARPIMGMFGHDFETGWLILIVGTCGQLVNCGVGSVGYLLLMSGNQRRLVRVQAVMAVVMVVLCFQLVPRWGALGAAMAAALTNIGTNTWNLSEVHKALKLFPYNRSYLKLLPSTASALLITLLVSRISVWRRAEWVAVIVSLVLAYGAFSGVALAMGLDADDRLIADAVWGRARAFLGR
- a CDS encoding class I SAM-dependent methyltransferase, whose amino-acid sequence is METLGSVAREGRDRLYPSLTNPNWLVLRRRREIFRKWLAAPKLDSHDLGARKLNGRKLDVLDLGGRIQPYRPLLEDRVRRYVAIDLRWTPLVNIVARGEQIPLAGGQFDLVICTQTLEFIPEPAVVIAEIHRVLKPGGCLLLSAPSVYPCESDSDRWRFLPGSLRQLVAVFGESEIIPEGGSIVGFFRTVNICLNTFVRYPVLRSIFRWTICPLLNLSGELLTRVAGSANDQFAANYSVWARK
- a CDS encoding sulfatase translates to MGAKKSIVLVTVDCLRADHVGFMGYDRPTTPFLDSLANESFVLPTAIVAGAPTYYSLPAILASRYPLALGRDVLGLAPDESTLASTLKQAGYATAAFSAANPYISSRFGYGRGFDTFRDFLQPEDELSPLSDGGNDDRNHDGSANAPGGGGWAGRLNRRLQKAGAALGPWGAIYGEVYFEYCQRVTPPADSLDQLRRFPAADSIVDEACAWLSSVGNSPFFLWLHLMDPHAPYYPTEAALALMGHAPVTPYRARYLNSYWNRSDLGARRLARHRDEIVALYDAGVRWADAQMGRLVETLRRQNLWSDTVFAFTADHGEEFLEHEGRFHPPSKLMEELLHVPLLLRVPGSAKQPVKKSPFSLVHLAPTLLDIAELPVPPGFQGRSYWPQLRKEEDFDGVAISECIAGCTNPFRRENRSGPRMLSVRESRFKLVLRFDRAAEDLYDLESDPDEQMPVTPDAEKAMRRRLLEIARRHLQRSIEQGDWRARLQARLRELQLEWKKPAGTSASVSGSKPSPVASWL